In the Burkholderia contaminans genome, GTGCGGGTGAAGCGGTCGACCAGGATCGGCGGAACCACCATGAAGCCGAGCCGGAGGGCGGGAAACATCGTCTTGCTGAAGGTGCCGAGATAGCAGACCGGTGCGTCGGCATCGATGCCCTGGATCGCGGGCAGCGGCTGGCCGCCGTGGCGGAACTCGCTGTCGTAATCGTCCTCGATGATCCACGCACCGCACGCCCGTGCGCGCTCGACGAGCGCCGCGCGCCGCCGGGGGCTCATCAGTGCGCCGAGCGGGTACTGGTGCGACGGTGTCGTATAGATCAGCCTGGGCGGGCGGGTGTGCCACTGCTCGTCGGTTGGCGCCATTCCTTCGTGGTCGACCTCGATCGGCACGAGCTCCAGGCCGGTCGACCGGAATGCGGTTCGGGCGCCGTTGTAGCAGGGGTTCTCGATCCAGCCATATTCACCGGGATTTGCCAGCATGCGTGCGCACAGTTCGAGGCTGCTTTGCGTGCCGTCGGTGATGAATACCTGGCCTGTTTCGCAGCGCACGCCGCGCGAGACCCGGATGTAGGCGGCCACGGCACGCCGCAATTCGGGCAGCCCTTCGACCGGGCCATAGGCGAGCTGCGCGGGCTTGACGGCTCTCCACGCGCGCTCGATGCAACGGCGCCATTGGGCAACGGGGAATTCGTCGAGCGATGGGAGGCCGGGAATGAACGGCAACATGCGTTCGGGTTCGGGATCGACGTTCTCCAGCCCGTGCACGCGCTCGGACAATCGAGCCGGGGCCGGGCCGCGTTCGATTCCTGCACTGGAACGGCCGCACCCGTCCCATTGCGTGATCGTCCCGTTGCGCGTGGCCGCCACGAAGCCTTCCTCGGCAAGGCGCTCGTACGCATAGACCGCCGAATTGCGCGCGATACCGAGCTCGGCCGCAAGTACGCGCGTCGACACGAGCCGCGTGCCGGGCGGGATGTGCCCGTCCAGCAGCATGTTGCGCAGGCTCCGGTAGAGGGCTTCCTGCTGGCTGTGGCGCGTCGAGCCGTCTTGTCTGGAAAGCGTTGAGACGAGCAGCGCGAGATCCATGGGCTGGTTCCAGAATTTTTCGTTGAGCTGGTTCTTTTGAAGATTCGACGCGCGTCGTATCGTTCACGTTCATGTGGTGCCGGCCGGTGCGCGGGCATGTCCAGCGATCGTCACGGATAGCGGCACGCGCGTATTTTGATCGATTTGGCAAGCGACTGTCGATGGGATGATCGACAGGTCATTCGCGCATGGAAGCTGTCGCGTTCGATTCGATTAGTTTCGTAGTGCAAATATATTTGGAGTGAATGCCCGTGCTTTGCCGAAACGTGGGCTGCTCGATGCGCGCAAGGGCGCGCAAACAGGAAAACGAAACATGAAAGACCAGGCCGTCATCTCCCCCACGTCCCGCACCACCATCCGCCGCCTGCCGGAACTGGCGAGCCACGATCGCGAGATGCTTCATCGCATCGTGGACGAGGCCTACGTGTGCCACATCGCATTCGGTACGGGTGAGGACACGCACTGTATCCCGACCGCGCACTGGAGACGGGGCGATGACCTCTATATCCACGGGTCGAACGGCAGCCGGATGATCAAGGCATTGGCGGCGGGTGCACAGGCTTCGGTCGCGATGACGTTGCTGGACGGTCTCGTGTTGGCCAGGTCGGCCTTCAACCATTCGATGAATTACCGATCCGCGGTGATCTACGGGCGATTCGAGACGGTGGAGGGCAGTGCGGACAAGCTGGCGGCCCTGGATGCATTGATGGACAAGATCGCGCCCGGTCGCAAGCATGCCGCGCGGCCCGGCAACGAGAAGGAAATCAATGCGACCAGCGTGCTGCGAATTGCGCTTGCGGAAGCAGCGGTAAAAGTCAGCGATTCAATGCCGTCCGACAAGGAAGAAGATCTCGCGCTTGCTGTCTGGACGGGGATCCTGCCGCTGAAGATGACGCGCGGTGCGCCGGTCCCTGCCGAGGGCAACGTGCCGGTACCGGATTATGTCCGGAACTGGGAGGAGTAAGTTGCGCGGCAAGGCCGTGCTGCGTTCGCACGGCAACGAGACGCGTTTTTGCCGGCCGGCAGTGCGAATGCCGCGCTGCCGTCACGGCGTGCATTTCACTCGGTGCGATGCTCATGCGTCTCGTGCGGCGGATGCGACTCCGCAGGGTGCGGATGCGGTGCGGGCGCGTGCTCGGGGGCCGGTTGCCGAGGTTGCGGTGCCGCGTGTTCTCGCGGTTGCGCTTCGTTGTGCGGTGGCGCCTCTTTATGCACTTGCTGCGGAGTCTCGTTGCGTTGCTGCATGGCTTCGCGCTGCCGTTGCTGCTCCGCATCGTGTTGCTGCAACGCCTCGCGCTGCTGTTGCTCCGCTGCGTTGTGTCGCTGCATTTCCTCGCGTTGCTGCTGCTGTACGGCGTTGCGCTGTTGCATCGTGTCGCGTTGCTGCTGAGCCTCGTTGCGCTGTTGCTGCTGCTGGGCGGCTGCACGATTTTCCTGCGCGGTGTGCTCCTGCTGCATTGCCTGCTGCCGCTCCTCGCGCATCGCACCGGGCGCATGTTGTCCCGGTGCTTCGGCATGCAGTTCATTCGCCCGGTTCTGCGCGAACGCGTCCGGCGACGGCCGCGCGCCGGGGCGCGCGTCGTTCGCGCCGAAGTGCGGCATCGTCATCGGCCCGGCGCCCGGGTGTTGCTCCATGGCCTGCCCGCGCATCGGCTCTGCGCCCGGCTGCATCGTGTTGCGTTCGATCGTCGTATTCGTCGTGTTGTTGGTGACGTTGCCGCCGTAGTTGTTCGTGATTCGCGTGTTGCGGATGTTGGTGATGTTGTTGATCACGGTGGTCGACTTCGACACGTACGTGGTGTGGTTGTACACCACCGCGGGGCGCTGCCAGCCGCCATGCCAGCCGGGGCCTTCCGGACGAGGTGCGCCCCAGTTCATGCCCCATGCATGCCAGCCCCAGTCGTGGTGCCCGAAGATCGCGGCGCCGACGGCGATGCCGACGCCGAACGTGATCACGCCGGCGGTAACGATTTCGCCCGTGCTGTATGAAGGCGGCCGGTACACGTAGCCGGGGTAGGCCGAAACCGGCTCGCCGTAGACGACCGTCGGGTTGTACGACGGGACATAGACGACCTCCGGCTGTGCCGATTCGATCTCGATGGCCTGCGCGGGGGGCGGCACGATCGCCGGCCCGGCGTAGACGACGGGCGCATCGGTAGCCGGGGTATAACCGGTCGGTGCGGCCTGCGCGACTTGCGTGACCCGCATCTGGCCGCTCGAGCGGAGATGGCCGGACGTCTGCGCGCGTTGGCGCATCACCTGGATCGCGTTCATCACGTCGGTCGGATCGTTGTAGTACGCCTGGCCGAGCGACGTGGTCCAGGCCGGGTTCGACGCCATCTGCGACAGCACCGCGGGGAACGCGGTCAATGCCTTGACGGACGGATCCCACGGCTGCGTATCGGCGGCGGTTGCGAGTGCCGGTCCCTTCAACGATGGATTCTGCGTGACCCAGTTATTGGCGGCCGTGACCTGGTCCGGGTACGTTGCCCCCGCCAGCACGAGTGCGACGAGCTTGTCGGGGAACAGTGCGATCGGCGCGACCATCTGGTAGAGCTGGTCGG is a window encoding:
- a CDS encoding PLP-dependent aminotransferase family protein, encoding MDLALLVSTLSRQDGSTRHSQQEALYRSLRNMLLDGHIPPGTRLVSTRVLAAELGIARNSAVYAYERLAEEGFVAATRNGTITQWDGCGRSSAGIERGPAPARLSERVHGLENVDPEPERMLPFIPGLPSLDEFPVAQWRRCIERAWRAVKPAQLAYGPVEGLPELRRAVAAYIRVSRGVRCETGQVFITDGTQSSLELCARMLANPGEYGWIENPCYNGARTAFRSTGLELVPIEVDHEGMAPTDEQWHTRPPRLIYTTPSHQYPLGALMSPRRRAALVERARACGAWIIEDDYDSEFRHGGQPLPAIQGIDADAPVCYLGTFSKTMFPALRLGFMVVPPILVDRFTRTLRELVHRGHSADQLAMAEFIDTGLFARHLRRMRTLYAERRRSLEAALARHLGSVLSVRESPGGMHLSADLAMPLHDTDVARAATAHGVLLQPLSSYRVGDGRPYNGFVLGYSGLSDTTIETATMQFADVIEQHGRTR
- a CDS encoding DUF3300 domain-containing protein, translating into MNNTRAHRPVRTLIASSLIVSLLGLSACNRNGDSSAPAPASDASAAAAAQPASAPIAYTPPTADQLYQMVAPIALFPDKLVALVLAGATYPDQVTAANNWVTQNPSLKGPALATAADTQPWDPSVKALTAFPAVLSQMASNPAWTTSLGQAYYNDPTDVMNAIQVMRQRAQTSGHLRSSGQMRVTQVAQAAPTGYTPATDAPVVYAGPAIVPPPAQAIEIESAQPEVVYVPSYNPTVVYGEPVSAYPGYVYRPPSYSTGEIVTAGVITFGVGIAVGAAIFGHHDWGWHAWGMNWGAPRPEGPGWHGGWQRPAVVYNHTTYVSKSTTVINNITNIRNTRITNNYGGNVTNNTTNTTIERNTMQPGAEPMRGQAMEQHPGAGPMTMPHFGANDARPGARPSPDAFAQNRANELHAEAPGQHAPGAMREERQQAMQQEHTAQENRAAAQQQQQRNEAQQQRDTMQQRNAVQQQQREEMQRHNAAEQQQREALQQHDAEQQRQREAMQQRNETPQQVHKEAPPHNEAQPREHAAPQPRQPAPEHAPAPHPHPAESHPPHETHEHRTE
- a CDS encoding pyridoxamine 5'-phosphate oxidase family protein, with amino-acid sequence MKDQAVISPTSRTTIRRLPELASHDREMLHRIVDEAYVCHIAFGTGEDTHCIPTAHWRRGDDLYIHGSNGSRMIKALAAGAQASVAMTLLDGLVLARSAFNHSMNYRSAVIYGRFETVEGSADKLAALDALMDKIAPGRKHAARPGNEKEINATSVLRIALAEAAVKVSDSMPSDKEEDLALAVWTGILPLKMTRGAPVPAEGNVPVPDYVRNWEE